In the genome of Drosophila pseudoobscura strain MV-25-SWS-2005 chromosome 3, UCI_Dpse_MV25, whole genome shotgun sequence, one region contains:
- the Pcf11 gene encoding uncharacterized protein Pcf11 isoform X4, protein MDQLFQSYRDDERRIGEEYLSSLQDLNCNSKPLINMLTMLAEENINYAHVIVRVVEYYISQVPPEFKLPILYLIDSIIKNVRSSYVQLFAQCIVNIFLNAFESVQHSQSQLLEKVRERMYALRQTWNEVFPPSKMYALDVKVKRLDNNWPITAKNPTNKIHVNPAIHVNPDFLKTGLVPGMPVNSTLPSDMEEILQAKTRELLELKKRKLELELEQTKKHLEEQERQLNQATDAIAVAPNVAMPAPAASVAALRPPIMDPVVRNSRNAGNPGIPNTPAAQQPFSAKSRVNPVNPALLNSVRQRDPRLARQMQSQVEAAPSRSSDPRLEGKSSSSSHKSSRSRSKSPVRNSSRSTKSNNGSSSHSNSSSNRKRSESKSSTSSSGSDARHKSGGGASSSSSTLSPAKRTSKPSAKEHSDRHDRNGSPSNSKRKSTSPTTSPSKSKRNAAHKSSSSMRGKSSSTRSRSRSPIFMDVDLRSGGGKSPEQKTAAPESLSQVAAAASASSSASALAAAVAAKVTIITNDLEKPNLSTALLLSPSTSASASALAAASAPLVNQSSPQGNVSETLQQSINKLLQVQGITGEKRSADSLPPEIDGDEQPPQQKRSKSTKLDALFGSEDVDLRREIPAVVKPGSANAVIVVEDDSMDNCDVEKPQSKTNSQLKRPSLDELRAKLAKSARLHNKLSGKSDKVRDQSVVQRLKQLAELKANDDSQEAHDEKMRTILSQAQEMYENHNMNQEQYKDLVQKVVAINENSKMKESRRRPDGAEVERNAARDAVLRKRIPKLKSNENHSSGSPRSDGSPRYEDQPIQGSTSTEKPTQNKREKSKRENKRRKPSKWGEQVDPAAAQRAAWQLANVNNNNNNNNNNNKRCGAGGAGGSLPVVPPGFRGMPWQQPPAIVMPQTIVPPPPQPPSMMGLPPVPPVTMTKAINSLDNPMADVVRSITIDGGSKEIRFYNQVAIIFMDGDEPHEIGFQHGQRVIMIDHNEPLPLSFNDDYKPFHLDGALHRIRFGFPSRELYIDDHWYEIYFGGPPVSLPIGNSLHVLKAEGPPPNVDIGRVRRDLVVGKINMIVDAHTIVPLFLDARQQTFQMGAEQHSIQFVDSFQYALLDGQLQKIEYGGLPKGMKLNGGRSCFIRFGTLPKGVVAGKTHVADMVYIKTEAPAEPPQPPPMIVQPLPVVEQQPAAAAHAPAVSLPAASNALGNLNINDLFQKLVSSGIIGGTSIPGISAGESTSTKEAPAAAAPADAQATAAPPVYVSPPTEPIKRINLQRPETIKTRQSAVVATLYLGMQCSSCGVRFPPEQTIKYSQHLDWHFRQNRRERDSTRKATSRRWYYDLNDWRQYEEIEDVEEREKNFLDTQGQPGGPDAIDDLSQQRSLDSPVPTCAAGNDDVDRSCDMCHEKFEQFYNEELEEWHLRSAIRVEDKIYHPLCYEDYKTSLNPPAEQKDSKDVDMNNTDDNAMDTVLKLEDGGKEDDAAKPAPSLFDDDDDDVIVLPNEEPSVTEIVDDDEDEYVPANVTRAEMGNESEDKVDPSSGCEDDVAKQKSSQQPQNESANESDVEIQEPNIPFTDLDTYVEKEMDDETRLALLNVKIKEEPKDEYDEDEDDGFEDVGTVVPLLPLPEDEISINSSETQTQTIGSSPSPATIERPASVASLTLPANDDELEAADTVATVANAETELNGEPQESTHNLSAAGPAPALPLASLVNRIKINITKNTSSIVSNSASNGSSMAATSTPAAATMGSAADTQVSAISVIGGSGNCSSLETSQQVNAIQTISTIPVLCGGNTFVPKIATSAPANISSISVIGSSYGTNSRNSNSIATTTAPTSAIVSAGSSSAVAQKPVTPPPAVDADPEPVVELKPALRNVTLKRTKKVQNGTETSGLCSIM, encoded by the exons ATGGATCAATTATTTCAGTCATACCGCGATGATGAGCGACGTATTGGTGAGGAGTATCTGTCGAGTCTACAGGACTTGAACTGCAATAGCAAACCGCTCATCAACATGCTCACAATGCTGGCGGAGGAGAACATTAACTATGCCCACGTCATAGTCCGCGTGGTGGAGTACTACATCAGCCAG GTGCCGCCCGAGTTTAAATTGCCCATACTATATTTAATTGATTCGATAATTAAGAATGTGAGAAGCAGCTACGTGCAGTTGTTCGCACAATGTATAGTCAACATATTCCTCAACGCGTTTGAATCG GTGCAGCACTCCCAGTCGCAGTTGCTGGAGAAGGTGCGCGAACGGATGTATGCCCTGCGACAGACCTGGAACGAGGTATTCCCACCTTCCAAGATGTATGCCCTAGACGTAAAGGTGAAGCGTCTTGATAATAACTGGCCCATTACGGCCAAGAACCCCaccaacaaaatacatgtTAATCCCGCCATTCATGTTAATCCGGACTTTCTCAAAACG GGTTTGGTTCCTGGGATGCCGGTTAACTCCACACTGCCCAGCGACATGGAGGAGATACTCCAGGCTAAGACCcgcgagcttctggagctcaAGAAACGCAAACTGGAGCTTGAGCTGGAGCAAACCAAGAAGCATTTAGAGGAGCAAGAGCGTCAGCTGAACCAGGCGACGgatgctattgctgttgcacCCAATGTCGCTATGCCAGCGCCAGccgcttctgttgctgctcttcGTCCACCTATTATGGATCCAGTCGTTCGAAATTCTCGTAACGCTGGGAATCCTGGGATACCAAACACGCCAGCTGCGCAACAG CCCTTTTCCGCGAAGTCAAGGGTTAATCCAGTCAATCCGGCTCTACTGAACTCTGTGCGTCAGCGGGATCCACGTTTGGCGCGGCAAATGCAATCTCAGGTGGAGGCGGCTCCCTCGCGATCCTCTGATCCCCGTCTGGAGGGAAAATCCTCCTCATCTTCGCATAAATCTAGTCGATCGCGCAGCAAGTCACCGGTacgcaacagcagccgctCTACCAAGAGCAACAATGGCAGTAGCTCCCATTCAAACAGCTCATCGAATCGCAAGCGCAGCGAATCAAAGAGCTCAACATCTTCATCGGGCTCTGATGCACGACACAAAAGTGGAGGTGGCGCTAGCAGTAGCTCCTCGACACTATCGCCTGCCAAACGCACATCTAAACCATCGGCAAAGGAGCATTCCGACCGACATGACCGAAATGGATCACCGTCAAATTCGAAGCGTAAAAGCACCTCTCCAACCACCTCGCCATCGAAATCTAAGCGTAATGCTGCACACAAATCGTCATCGTCCATGCGCGGAAAGTCGTCCTCGACCCGATCACGCAGTCGCTCGCCCATCTTCATGGACGTTGACCTGCGCAGCGGTGGTGGAAAGTCTCCCgaacagaaaacagcagcTCCAGAATCCCTATctcaagtggcagcagcagcatcagcatcatcctCAGCCTCAGCATTAGCAGCGGCAGTAGCAGCAAAAGTGACAATCATCACGAATGATTTAGAGAAAC CGAATTTATCAACAGCATTACTGCTAAGCCcatcaacatcagcatcagcatctgcATTAGCCGCCGCATCCGCACCACTAGTCAATCAGAGCTCGCCGCAGGGTAATGTATCGGAGACACTGCAGCAATCCATCAATAAACTGCTGCAGGTAcaaggcatcactggggagaAGCGTTCCGCAGATTCGCTACCCCCAGAGATCGACGGGGATGAGCAGCCACCGCAGCAGAAACGCAGCAAATCAACTAAACTGGACGC TCTCTTCGGCAGCGAGGATGTTGATCTGCGTCGCGAGATTCCCGCTGTGGTAAAGCCTGGAAGTGCAAATGCAGTCATCGTGGTGGAAGACGACTCAATGGACAACTGTGATGTGGAAAAG CCACAATCCAAAACAAATTCGCAGCTCAAGAGGCCATCACTCGATGAGCTGCGCGCCAAGCTGGCCAAGTCTGCGCGTCTCCACAACAAGCTATCCGGTAAGTCCG ACAAAGTCAGAGATCAGTCTGTGGTGCAGCGTCTCAAGCAGCTGGCCGAGCTGAAGGCCAACGATGATTCGCAGGAGGCGCACGACGAGAAGATGCGCACGATCCTCAGCCAGGCTCAGGAGATGTACGAGAACCACAATATGAACCAAGAGCAGTACAAGGACCTGGTCCAGAAGGTTGTGGCCATTAACGAGAACAGCAAGATGAAGGAGTCCCGTCGCCGACCTGACGGTGCGGAAGTGGAGCGTAATGCAGCCCGAGATGCTGTTCTGCGCAAGCGGATACCCAAGCTCAAGAGCAACGAGAATCATTCCTCTGGCTCGCCACGCAGCGACGGCTCCCCTAGATATGAGGATCAGCCAATACAGGGATCGACATCCACCGAAAAGCCGACGCAAAATAAACGGGAGAAGTCCAAGAGAGAGAACAAGAGACGAAAGCCCAGCAAATGGGGTGAACAGGTggatcctgcggctgctcaaAGGGCCGCCTGGCAGTTGGCCAATgtcaataacaacaacaacaacaacaataacaataataagagatgtggagctggaggagcggGTGGTTCGCTTCCTGTTGTACCACCCGGGTTCCGGGGAATGCCCTGGCAACAGCCGCCTGCGATTGTGATGCCACAAACGATCGTCCCGCCACCACCACAGCCGCCCTCGATGATGGGTCTGCCACCAGTTCCGCCCGTAACAATGACCAAGGCCATCAATTCGCTGGACAACCCCATGGCGGATGTGGTGCGCAGCATCACCATCGATGGCGGATCCAAAGAGATTCGCTTCTACAACCAGGTGGCCATCATATTTATGGATGGCGACGAGCCGCACGAGATTGGCTTCCAGCATGGCCAGCGCGTGATCATGATCGATCACAATGAGCCTCTGCCGCTAAGCTTCAACGACGACTACaagccgttccatctagatgGGGCCCTACATCGCATCCGCTTTGGCTTTCCCTCCCGCGAGCTTTATATCGACGATCATTGGTATGAGATCTACTTTGGTGGACCGCCAGTCTCCCTGCCCATTGGCAACAGCCTGCACGTACTCAAGGCGGAGGGTCCTCCGCCCAATGTGGACATTGGTCGAGTGCGTCGTGACCTGGTGGTTGGCAAAATAAACATGATTGTGGATGCCCATACGATTGTTCCACTCTTCCTGGATGCCAGACAGCAGACCTTCCAGATGGGAGCCGAGCAGCATTCGATACAGTTTGTGGACAGCTTCCAATATGCTCTCCTCGATGGCCAGCTCCAGAAGATCGAATATGGCGGCCTGCCCAAGGGCATGAAGCTGAATGGCGGACGCAGCTGCTTTATCCGATTCGGAACCCTGCCAAAGGGCGTTGTGGCCGGCAAGACGCACGTGGCTGATATGGTCTACATTAAGACAGAAGCTCCGGCAGAGCCACCCCAGCCCCCACCGATGATTGTCCAGCCCCTGCCCGtagtggagcagcagccagcggcagcagcacatGCACCAGCCGTATCCCTGCCAGCTGCATCCAATGCTCTTGGCAATCTGAATATCAATGATTTGTTCCAAAAGCTCGTCTCGTCTGGAATAATTGGTGGAACCTCTATTCCGGGCATATCGGCTGGCGAATCAACCTCAACCAAAGAAGCGCCCGCAGCTGCCGCTCCAGCTGATGCCCAAGCCACAGCCGCCCCACCGGTGTACGTTTCGCCGCCAACGGAGCCCATCAAACGCATCAACCTACAGAGGCCAGAGACTATCAAGACCCGGCAGTCGGCCGTGGTGGCCACGCTCTACCTGGGCATGCAGTGCAGCAGCTGTGGTGTGCGTTTCCCGCCCGAGCAGACCATTAAGTACAGTCAACATTTAGACTGGCACTTCCGTCAGAACCGACGCGAGCGTGACTCGACCCGCAAGGCCACCTCCAGGCGCTGGTACTATGACCTGAATGACTGGCGGCAGTACGAAGAGATCGAGGATGTGGAAGAGCGGGAGAAGAATTTCCTGGATACACAGGGCCAGCCAGGAGGCCCCGATGCAATCGATGATCTCTCCCAGCAACGATCGCTGGACTCGCCTGTGCCCACCTGCGCAGCCGGTAACGATGATGTGGACCGCTCCTGCGACATGTGCCACGAGAAGTTCGAGCAGTTCTACaacgaggagctggaggaatGGCACTTGCGCAGTGCCATTCGCGTCGAGGATAAGATCTACCATCCATTGTGCTATGAGGACTACAAGACTTCGTTGAACCCGCCCGCAGAGCAGAAAGACTCCAAAGATGTGGACATGAACAACACCGATGACAACGCAATGGACACGGTACTTAAGCTGGAGGATGGGGGTAAGGAAGATG ACGCCGCTAAGCCTGCGCCGAGCCTgttcgatgatgatgacgatgatgtaATTGTGTTGCCCAACGAAGAGCCCAGCGTCACTGAAATTGTTGACGACGATGAAGATGAGTATGTCCCCGCCAATGTGACGCGCGCCGAAATGGGCAACGAATCGGAGGACAAGGTGGACCCCAGCTCTGGCTGCGAGGATGATGTGGCGAAGCAGaaaagcagccagcagccacagaaTGAATCAGCCAACGAGTCTGATGTGGAGATCCAAGAGCCAAACattcccttcaccgatctggacACGTATGTGGAGAAGGAGATGGATGATGAAACGCGGTTGGCCCTGCTAAATGTAAAGATCAAAGAGGAGCCCAAGGACGAGTACGATGAGGACGAAGACGATGGCTTCGAAGATGTGGGCACGGTAGTGCCACTGCTGCCGTTGCCCGAGGATGAGATATCCATCAACAGCAGCG AAACACAAACCCAAACGATTGGATCCTCGCCCTCGCCGGCTACTATAGAGCGACCAGCTTCGGTGGCCTCGCTCACTCTTCCAGCCAACGACGATGAGCTGGAGGCCGCGGACACGGTGGCGACAGTGGCCAACGCGGAAACAGAACTGAATGGAGAGCCGCAGGAGTCGACGCATAACCTGAGCGCAGCAGGACCGGCACCGGCGTTACCTTTGGCTAGCTTAGTTAatagaataaaaataaatatcacTAAGAATACAAGTAGTATAGTAAGTAATAGTGCCTCCAACGGCTCATCAATGGCCGCCACATCGAcgccggcagcagcaacgatgGGATCGGCAGCGGATACGCAAGTCTCGGCTATCAGTGTCATAGGCGGATCCGGAAACTGCAGTTCTCTGGAGACCTCGCAGCAGGTGAATGCAATTCAAACCATTTCCACCATTCCAGTTCTGTGCGGCGGTAACACATTCGTCCCCAAGATTGCAACCAGTGCTCCAGCCAATATCAGTTCCATCTCGGTCATTGGCAGCAGCTACGGCACcaacagccgcaacagcaactCAATCGCGACCACAACGGCACCAACTTCGGCGATAGTCTCGGCGGGATCATCTTCTGCCGTTGCCCAGAAACCAGTCACACCCCCGCCTGCTGTCGATGCCGATCCGGAGCCGGTGGTTGAACTGAAGCCAGCGTTGCGGAATGTGACGCTCAAACGAACGAAAAAGGTCCAGAATGGCACCGAAACATCGGGCCTCTGCTCGATCATGTAA